Proteins co-encoded in one Carassius gibelio isolate Cgi1373 ecotype wild population from Czech Republic chromosome A15, carGib1.2-hapl.c, whole genome shotgun sequence genomic window:
- the LOC128028568 gene encoding uncharacterized protein LOC128028568 isoform X1 → MIDLSHLTEEEQEMIVTVLKRDAELKKAEEERIKQLQRAVPEEDKRKFMSGEWFDKMKSQRHQDRIHGSEIIMASMKQRKPSVVEYLTKSWGGRSGSISRKDSDGIMTSPKVTQTEELKKRENGEMLEVQQEKRNIGMRSPSEPRHNPFNSDPTELDFTSGHERRNSLDGGSESQVKLQGASHGEVKSEVFNIPHNQHPGQKPVPKKRTKINKPQSSVSDSTSSVSIQSVSTTAGSGIRSPPPRSILKQSSDEPTLKSQLRQPVVSLSYVRQNRSQEKDLEEANLSLGGTEESSSKTENIEQFSSPSPLKLQKSRLPVRASSQLINPSQVLQEKPKIKPRLSLNSITRADDGKKVEELLKRRGDTNSCLPQTSSLELEGQNIHDEIDLPRENAKFSLTDNSEKPLDEITAPQPTLHKSGNVDNYMSPYQKLEKKRTEENMKKTAVDQQFPRFLNITDTFNKTDASTDFETDHILHVFNVNQETNNSKQEDAKLEVMTDEHIPTPTDEQGDSVAKVLEWFSRSSDSSDWLDIESDVQDMEDETKIDDIDFEDDVDQRAKPRDNVYLIIPRQIEEVPSEVNTIFLQQTDWGKEQSVDEPPQNSPKERRRSESASYKEPLIKKPSIDAALTANNVAPKIPEVNISVGGKVSQNGNRTEAFLKRELETKVELENTDIKQTQYQPQERTVSEENQQLKISNLRSFWENEKTGPKILIGKSSAPAKNEHFIPSDISRKPTEGVEDQQRSEQSLNVTYPGHHKRDQEGEDLDLDHVGNANTTYKPQVSIFTDGSKPLIYANQKTDQICASSPLEKDVILPHIKLSSPCLDRGSLLAGQNGDSKGGTISINCADHTTPKELEAKSKTAPGTNQVPFVKQNSQQDNMAERIKQLKSFWEKESRTSAAPASQNRSTTTARLNQRFTKSEFDLRKIGTEYDDYHEDVEDSTSARGRLSPNFFVSPLWKDKAVVTDVTDGMRTLQFKNLRDFWGGSPTKTGQRSLVLESGNQRSLSPQSQNERANVKDFVNESQNNKTPSPAKTRVFHSPSKKRIMSRQESGSKTGPSHVVSGEAISNGLSHSLQQQKGSQTSSEATMVPKPQVGQELQPKHSRRNSKGSLNGRPHAMQRATSMFSVNTEVEEQSQDLNLQSRKSQGTNLQQVKKAPEAIITQSRKTQEACYTLPKTSPEISWRERDKNTQRRPSRTSEDSDSQPLARSFIPRDYQHYLGITEDRSMYTPPPDTEQVEDLICTSFTSSPETHYSCKCSPVKTSTPVQGSPDLQARRGSLGRHSTTQTDRNATKGNVNRENESPIQKALKRASSRPVNHKSMEDISTLPRQDQQQTHDYMQGNYDDSSTLVQTSFATSDPVHLKQLSKSVPSFLHKESDGGESDSESNSVLQWNNRQFTDLSCGSTLLSSVSGSVVSVYNSVYSSVDIQGSIQFSLNYVHKLREFHIFVVQCQNLAAVDMKRNRSDPYVKSCLIPDPANLGKRKTAVKKKTLNPTYNEILRYRVRMECLMSQVLNLSAWHNDTFGRNSFLGEIELDLSSWDFNDKEWKLLPLKPRNLFSQTTNSLQPSDFRGRMTLAIRFLPQTSHSKNIPDSGEVHIWVKDCKNLPPIRSPTIDPYVKCFVLPDTSKKSRQKTRVMKRTANPIFNHTMVYDGFGAEDLKEACVELTVWDRDRLANHLLGGLRLGMGTGKSYGVQVNWMDSTAEEEALWRRMMESPSEWVEAMLPLRRITAAKNTWK, encoded by the exons ATGATAGACCTGAGCCACCTGACCGAGGAAGAACAGGAGATGATCGTGACGGTTTTAAAGAGGGACGCTGAGTTGAAGAAAGCAGAGGAGGAACGAATCAA ACAGCTGCAGAGAGCCGTCCCAGAAGAAGACAAACGCAAATTTATGTCAGGGGAATGGTTCGACAAAATGAAGTCACAGAGACACCAGGACAGAATTCATGGCTCTGAAATCATCATGGCATCGATGAAGCAAAGGAAACCCTCAGTTGTCG AGTATTTAACCAAGTCGTGGGGTGGCAGATCTGGAAGCATCAGCCGAAAGGACAGTGATGGCATCATGACGTCACCTAAAGTAACACAAACTGAGGAGCTAAAGAAGAG ggAAAATGGAGAGATGTTAGAGGTCCAGCAAGAAAAACGAAACATAGGCATGAGATCGCCCTCAGAG CCAAGACACAATCCATTCAACAGTGATCCAACAGAGCTTGATTTTACATCAGGACATGAACGCAGGAATTCATTAGACGGAGGCTCTGAATCACAAG TTAAACTTCAGGGAGCAAGTCATGGTGAAGTTAAAAGTGAGGTCTTTAACATCCCACACAACCAACATCCTGGTCAAAAGCCTGTGCCAAAGAAAAGGACCAAAATCAACAAACCACAGAGCTCTGTCTCAGACAGCACCAGCTCTGTGTccatccagagtgtgtccaccacAGCAGGCTCAGGTATCAGGTCTCCGCCACCAAGAAGTATCCTCAAACAAAGCTCCGATGAGCCCACTCTCAAGAGTCAACTGCGACAACCAGTAGTATCCCTAAGTTATGTTCGCCAAAACAGAAGTCAAGAAAAGGATCTAGAAGAAGCTAACCTTTCTCTGGGTGGTACAGAAGAATCAAGTAGCaaaactgaaaacatagagcaaTTTAGCTCTCCTTCACCACTGAAGTTGCAAAAGTCACGTTTACCAGTTAGAGCTTCATCGCAGCTGATAAACCCTTCACAAGTCTTACAAGAAAAACCAAAGATAAAACCACGTCTAAGTCTGAACTCTATCACAAGAGCAGATGATGGCAAAAAAGTGGAAGAACTTCTAAAACGAAGAGGAGACACAAATAGTTGCCTTCCTCAGACATCAAGTTTGGAATTAGAGGGCCAAAACATTCATGATGAAATTGACCTTCCTCGTGAGAATGCAAAGTTCTCGTTGACAGACAACTCTGAAAAGCCACTGGATGAGATCACCGCCCCGCAACCTACACTGCACAAATCTGGGAATGTGGACAATTATATGAGTCCATATCAAAAATTGGAAAAGAAAAGAACTGAAGAAAATATGAAGAAAACTGCTGTTG ATCAACAATTTCCCAGATTCCTCAACATAACTGATACATTCAACAAGACAGATGCCTCTACTGACTTTGAGACTGACCATATCCTCCATGTCTTCAATGTAAACCAAGAGACTAATAACTCAAAACAAGAAGATGCCAAACTGGAAGTCATGACAGATGAACATATTCCCACACCTACTGACGAACAAGGAGATTCCGTTGCCAAAGTTCTTGAGTGGTTTAGCAGAAGCTCAGACAGCAGTGATTGGCTTGATATAGAGAGTGATGTCCAGGACATGGAGGACGAAACCAAGATTGATGACATAGACTTTGAAGATGATGTTGATCAGAGAGCAAAACCAAGAGATAATGTGTACTTGATCATACCACGCCAAATTGAAGAGGTTCCATCAGAAGTCAATACAATATTTCTACAACAGACAGATTGGGGAAAGGAACAGAGTGTTGATGAGCCTCCCCAGAATTCTCCAAAAGAACGGAGAAGATCTGAATCTGCTTCTTATAAAGAGCCTCTCATCAAGAAGCCCTCTATTGACGCTGCTCTTACTGCAAACAATGTGGCTCCAAAGATCCCAGAGGTGAACATTTCTGTAGGTGGGAAAGTTAGTCAAAATGGGAACAGAACAGAGGCTTTTCTCAAAAGAGAGTTAGAGACCAAAGTCGAACTGGAAAACACTGACATCAAGCAGACCCAATATCAGCCACAAGAAAGAACAGTTTCTGAAGAGAACCAGCAGCTAAAGATTTCAAATTTAAGATCATTCTGGGAGAACGAAAAGACTGGTCCAAAGATTTTGATTGGCAAATCTAGTGCACCTGCTAAAAATGAACACTTCATCCCTAGTGATATTAGCAGAAAGCCAACTGAAGGTGTAGAGGACCAACAGAGAAGTGAACAAAGCTTGAATGTAACGTATCCAGGACATCACAAAAGAGATCAAGAGGGGGAAGATTTAGACCTTGATCATGTTGGAAATGCCAACACCACTTATAAACCTCAAGTATCCATTTTTACAGATGGCTCGAAACCATTGATATATGCTAATCAGAAGACTGACCAAATTTGTGCAAGCTCTCCCTTGGAGAAAGATGTTATTCTTCCACATATAAAATTATCTTCACCATGCCTTGACCGTGGATCCTTGCTAGCGGGTCAAAATGGTGATAGCAAGGGAGGCACCATTAGCATCAACTGTGCAGATCACACCACTCCAAAGGAATTAGAGGCAAAATCAAAAACCGCACCAGGGACAAATCAAGTCCCTTTTGTTAAGCAGAATTCCCAGCAAGATAATATGGCAGAGAGGATCAAGCAACTCAAGTCCTTCTGGGAGAAAGAATCTAGAACATCAGCAGCACCAGCATCTCAAAACAGATCGACTACTACTGCTCGACTGAACCAAAGATTTACTAAATCTGAGTTTGATCTCAGAAAAATAGGTACGGAGTATGATGATTATCATGAAGATGTTGAGGACAGTACTTCAGCCAGAGGTAGACTGTCTCCCAATTTCTTTGTGAGTCCGCTATGGAAGGATAAAGCAGTTGTGACAGATGTGACAGATGGTATGAGAACTTTACAGTTTAAGAACCTGCGTGACTTCTGGGGAGGATCACCTACAAAAACTGGGCAAAGGTCACTGGTTCTTGAAAGTGGAAATCAGCGATCATTAAGTCCACAAAGTCAAAATGAGAGAGCCAATGTCAAAGACTTTGTAAATGAAAGCCAGAATAACAAAACTCCCTCACCAGCCAAAACTAGAGTATTCCACTCTCCCTCGAAGAAGAGGATTATGTCAAGACAAGAATCTGGATCAAAAACCGGGCCATCACATGTGGTCTCAGGCGAAGCCATCTCCAATGGACTTTCTCATTCTCTTCAGCAACAGAAAGGCTCTCAGACCTCTTCAGAAGCCACAATGGTACCTAAACCTCAGGTTGGTCAAGAGTTACAACCAAAACACAGTAGAAGAAACAGCAAAGGCAGTCTAAATGGAAGACCACATGCCATGCAACGAGCCACCAGCATGTTTTCTGTGAACACTGAGGTTGAGGAGCAAAGCCAGGACTTAAATCTTCAGTCCAGGAAGTCCCAGGGCACCAATCTGCAACAGGTTAAAAAGGCACCAGAAGCCATCATCACACAGTCCAGGAAAACACAGGAAGCTTGTTATACCCTGCCAAAAACTTCCCCAGAAATAtcttggagagagagagacaaaaacacTCAGAGAAGACCGTCACGTACTTCAGAGGATTCTGACTCTCAACCTCTTGCTAGATCCTTTATTCCACGGGACTATCAGCATTACCTCGGCATCACAGAGGACAGAAGTATGTACACTCCACCTCCAGATACAGAGCAGGTTGAAGATTTGATCTGCACTTCATTTACATCATCTCCAGAGACCCACTACAGCTGTAAGTGTTCCCCTGTGAAAACCAGTACTCCAGTACAGGGCTCTCCCGACCTACAAGCCAGGAGAGGGAGCCTGGGACGCCACTCAACCACACAAACTGATAGAAATGCCACTAAGGGGAATGTAAACC GTGAAAATGAGAGTCCCATTCAGAAAGCCTTGAAACGAGCTTCATCTAGACCTGTGAACCATAAAAGCATGGAAGACATCAGCACTCTTCCTA GACAAGACCAACAGCAAACACATGACTACATGCAGGGCAACTATGATG ACTCCAGCACACTTGTCCAGACTTCCTTTGCCACATCAGACCCAGTGCACCTGAAGCAACTCAGCAAATCAGTGCCCTCGTTCCTGCATAAAGAA AGTGATGGAGGCGAGAGTGACTCCGAGAGCAACAGTGTACTACAGTGGAATAACAGACAATTCACTGACCTCAGCTGTGGATCCACCCTCCTGTCATCC GTTAGCGGCAGTGTTGTGAGCGTGTACAATAGTGTCTACAGCAGTGTTGACATTCAAGGAAGCATCCAGTTTTCACTAAACTATGTGCACAAATTGCGGGAGTTCCACATCTTTGTTGTTCAGTGCCAAAATCTGGCAGCAGTGGACATGAAGAGGAATCGATCTGACCC GTATGTTAAAAGTTGCCTCATACCTGATCCTGCCAATCTGGGAAAAAGAAAAACTGCTGTGAAGAAGAAAACACTGAATCCTACATACAATGAGATTCTTAGG TACAGAGTACGAATGGAGTGCCTGATGTCCCAGGTGCTCAACCTTTCAGCATGGCACAATGACACATTTGGTCGTAACAGCTTTCTGGGTGAGATAGAGCTTGACCTCTCCTCTTGGGATTTTAATGACAAAGAGTGGAAGCTTTTACCTCTTAAACCAAGG AATCTCTTCTCTCAGACCACGAACAGCCTCCAGCCGTCTGACTTCAGAGGACGGATGACACTGGCCATTCGTTTCCTGCCACAGACGTCCCACT CAAAGAACATTCCTGACTCTGGTGAAGTGCATATCTGGGTCAAAGACTGCAAGAATCTCCCTCCCATCAGAAGTCCAACTATTGACCCATATgtaaaatg CTTTGTACTCCCCGACACCAGCAAAAAGAGCCGCCAGAAGACTCGGGTGATGAAGAGAACCGCCAACCCTATATTTAACCACACTATGGTGTATGATGGCTTCGGGGCAGAGGACCTGAAAGAGGCTTGTGTGGAGCTTACTGTTTGGGACCGTGACCGACTAGCCAATCACCTTCTCGGAGGCCTGAGGCTCGGCATGGGCACAG GCAAGAGTTACGGAGTACAGGTGAACTGGATGGACTCTACAGCAGAGGAAGAGGCTTTATGGAGGAGGATGATGGAGTCTCCCAGTGAATGGGTGGAGGCCATGTTACCACTGAGGAGGATAACAGCAGCCAAAAACACATGGAAATGA
- the LOC128028568 gene encoding rabphilin-1-like isoform X2: MTDEHIPTPTDEQGDSVAKVLEWFSRSSDSSDWLDIESDVQDMEDETKIDDIDFEDDVDQRAKPRDNVYLIIPRQIEEVPSEVNTIFLQQTDWGKEQSVDEPPQNSPKERRRSESASYKEPLIKKPSIDAALTANNVAPKIPEVNISVGGKVSQNGNRTEAFLKRELETKVELENTDIKQTQYQPQERTVSEENQQLKISNLRSFWENEKTGPKILIGKSSAPAKNEHFIPSDISRKPTEGVEDQQRSEQSLNVTYPGHHKRDQEGEDLDLDHVGNANTTYKPQVSIFTDGSKPLIYANQKTDQICASSPLEKDVILPHIKLSSPCLDRGSLLAGQNGDSKGGTISINCADHTTPKELEAKSKTAPGTNQVPFVKQNSQQDNMAERIKQLKSFWEKESRTSAAPASQNRSTTTARLNQRFTKSEFDLRKIGTEYDDYHEDVEDSTSARGRLSPNFFVSPLWKDKAVVTDVTDGMRTLQFKNLRDFWGGSPTKTGQRSLVLESGNQRSLSPQSQNERANVKDFVNESQNNKTPSPAKTRVFHSPSKKRIMSRQESGSKTGPSHVVSGEAISNGLSHSLQQQKGSQTSSEATMVPKPQVGQELQPKHSRRNSKGSLNGRPHAMQRATSMFSVNTEVEEQSQDLNLQSRKSQGTNLQQVKKAPEAIITQSRKTQEACYTLPKTSPEISWRERDKNTQRRPSRTSEDSDSQPLARSFIPRDYQHYLGITEDRSMYTPPPDTEQVEDLICTSFTSSPETHYSCKCSPVKTSTPVQGSPDLQARRGSLGRHSTTQTDRNATKGNVNRENESPIQKALKRASSRPVNHKSMEDISTLPRQDQQQTHDYMQGNYDDSSTLVQTSFATSDPVHLKQLSKSVPSFLHKESDGGESDSESNSVLQWNNRQFTDLSCGSTLLSSVSGSVVSVYNSVYSSVDIQGSIQFSLNYVHKLREFHIFVVQCQNLAAVDMKRNRSDPYVKSCLIPDPANLGKRKTAVKKKTLNPTYNEILRYRVRMECLMSQVLNLSAWHNDTFGRNSFLGEIELDLSSWDFNDKEWKLLPLKPRNLFSQTTNSLQPSDFRGRMTLAIRFLPQTSHSKNIPDSGEVHIWVKDCKNLPPIRSPTIDPYVKCFVLPDTSKKSRQKTRVMKRTANPIFNHTMVYDGFGAEDLKEACVELTVWDRDRLANHLLGGLRLGMGTGKSYGVQVNWMDSTAEEEALWRRMMESPSEWVEAMLPLRRITAAKNTWK, translated from the exons ATGACAGATGAACATATTCCCACACCTACTGACGAACAAGGAGATTCCGTTGCCAAAGTTCTTGAGTGGTTTAGCAGAAGCTCAGACAGCAGTGATTGGCTTGATATAGAGAGTGATGTCCAGGACATGGAGGACGAAACCAAGATTGATGACATAGACTTTGAAGATGATGTTGATCAGAGAGCAAAACCAAGAGATAATGTGTACTTGATCATACCACGCCAAATTGAAGAGGTTCCATCAGAAGTCAATACAATATTTCTACAACAGACAGATTGGGGAAAGGAACAGAGTGTTGATGAGCCTCCCCAGAATTCTCCAAAAGAACGGAGAAGATCTGAATCTGCTTCTTATAAAGAGCCTCTCATCAAGAAGCCCTCTATTGACGCTGCTCTTACTGCAAACAATGTGGCTCCAAAGATCCCAGAGGTGAACATTTCTGTAGGTGGGAAAGTTAGTCAAAATGGGAACAGAACAGAGGCTTTTCTCAAAAGAGAGTTAGAGACCAAAGTCGAACTGGAAAACACTGACATCAAGCAGACCCAATATCAGCCACAAGAAAGAACAGTTTCTGAAGAGAACCAGCAGCTAAAGATTTCAAATTTAAGATCATTCTGGGAGAACGAAAAGACTGGTCCAAAGATTTTGATTGGCAAATCTAGTGCACCTGCTAAAAATGAACACTTCATCCCTAGTGATATTAGCAGAAAGCCAACTGAAGGTGTAGAGGACCAACAGAGAAGTGAACAAAGCTTGAATGTAACGTATCCAGGACATCACAAAAGAGATCAAGAGGGGGAAGATTTAGACCTTGATCATGTTGGAAATGCCAACACCACTTATAAACCTCAAGTATCCATTTTTACAGATGGCTCGAAACCATTGATATATGCTAATCAGAAGACTGACCAAATTTGTGCAAGCTCTCCCTTGGAGAAAGATGTTATTCTTCCACATATAAAATTATCTTCACCATGCCTTGACCGTGGATCCTTGCTAGCGGGTCAAAATGGTGATAGCAAGGGAGGCACCATTAGCATCAACTGTGCAGATCACACCACTCCAAAGGAATTAGAGGCAAAATCAAAAACCGCACCAGGGACAAATCAAGTCCCTTTTGTTAAGCAGAATTCCCAGCAAGATAATATGGCAGAGAGGATCAAGCAACTCAAGTCCTTCTGGGAGAAAGAATCTAGAACATCAGCAGCACCAGCATCTCAAAACAGATCGACTACTACTGCTCGACTGAACCAAAGATTTACTAAATCTGAGTTTGATCTCAGAAAAATAGGTACGGAGTATGATGATTATCATGAAGATGTTGAGGACAGTACTTCAGCCAGAGGTAGACTGTCTCCCAATTTCTTTGTGAGTCCGCTATGGAAGGATAAAGCAGTTGTGACAGATGTGACAGATGGTATGAGAACTTTACAGTTTAAGAACCTGCGTGACTTCTGGGGAGGATCACCTACAAAAACTGGGCAAAGGTCACTGGTTCTTGAAAGTGGAAATCAGCGATCATTAAGTCCACAAAGTCAAAATGAGAGAGCCAATGTCAAAGACTTTGTAAATGAAAGCCAGAATAACAAAACTCCCTCACCAGCCAAAACTAGAGTATTCCACTCTCCCTCGAAGAAGAGGATTATGTCAAGACAAGAATCTGGATCAAAAACCGGGCCATCACATGTGGTCTCAGGCGAAGCCATCTCCAATGGACTTTCTCATTCTCTTCAGCAACAGAAAGGCTCTCAGACCTCTTCAGAAGCCACAATGGTACCTAAACCTCAGGTTGGTCAAGAGTTACAACCAAAACACAGTAGAAGAAACAGCAAAGGCAGTCTAAATGGAAGACCACATGCCATGCAACGAGCCACCAGCATGTTTTCTGTGAACACTGAGGTTGAGGAGCAAAGCCAGGACTTAAATCTTCAGTCCAGGAAGTCCCAGGGCACCAATCTGCAACAGGTTAAAAAGGCACCAGAAGCCATCATCACACAGTCCAGGAAAACACAGGAAGCTTGTTATACCCTGCCAAAAACTTCCCCAGAAATAtcttggagagagagagacaaaaacacTCAGAGAAGACCGTCACGTACTTCAGAGGATTCTGACTCTCAACCTCTTGCTAGATCCTTTATTCCACGGGACTATCAGCATTACCTCGGCATCACAGAGGACAGAAGTATGTACACTCCACCTCCAGATACAGAGCAGGTTGAAGATTTGATCTGCACTTCATTTACATCATCTCCAGAGACCCACTACAGCTGTAAGTGTTCCCCTGTGAAAACCAGTACTCCAGTACAGGGCTCTCCCGACCTACAAGCCAGGAGAGGGAGCCTGGGACGCCACTCAACCACACAAACTGATAGAAATGCCACTAAGGGGAATGTAAACC GTGAAAATGAGAGTCCCATTCAGAAAGCCTTGAAACGAGCTTCATCTAGACCTGTGAACCATAAAAGCATGGAAGACATCAGCACTCTTCCTA GACAAGACCAACAGCAAACACATGACTACATGCAGGGCAACTATGATG ACTCCAGCACACTTGTCCAGACTTCCTTTGCCACATCAGACCCAGTGCACCTGAAGCAACTCAGCAAATCAGTGCCCTCGTTCCTGCATAAAGAA AGTGATGGAGGCGAGAGTGACTCCGAGAGCAACAGTGTACTACAGTGGAATAACAGACAATTCACTGACCTCAGCTGTGGATCCACCCTCCTGTCATCC GTTAGCGGCAGTGTTGTGAGCGTGTACAATAGTGTCTACAGCAGTGTTGACATTCAAGGAAGCATCCAGTTTTCACTAAACTATGTGCACAAATTGCGGGAGTTCCACATCTTTGTTGTTCAGTGCCAAAATCTGGCAGCAGTGGACATGAAGAGGAATCGATCTGACCC GTATGTTAAAAGTTGCCTCATACCTGATCCTGCCAATCTGGGAAAAAGAAAAACTGCTGTGAAGAAGAAAACACTGAATCCTACATACAATGAGATTCTTAGG TACAGAGTACGAATGGAGTGCCTGATGTCCCAGGTGCTCAACCTTTCAGCATGGCACAATGACACATTTGGTCGTAACAGCTTTCTGGGTGAGATAGAGCTTGACCTCTCCTCTTGGGATTTTAATGACAAAGAGTGGAAGCTTTTACCTCTTAAACCAAGG AATCTCTTCTCTCAGACCACGAACAGCCTCCAGCCGTCTGACTTCAGAGGACGGATGACACTGGCCATTCGTTTCCTGCCACAGACGTCCCACT CAAAGAACATTCCTGACTCTGGTGAAGTGCATATCTGGGTCAAAGACTGCAAGAATCTCCCTCCCATCAGAAGTCCAACTATTGACCCATATgtaaaatg CTTTGTACTCCCCGACACCAGCAAAAAGAGCCGCCAGAAGACTCGGGTGATGAAGAGAACCGCCAACCCTATATTTAACCACACTATGGTGTATGATGGCTTCGGGGCAGAGGACCTGAAAGAGGCTTGTGTGGAGCTTACTGTTTGGGACCGTGACCGACTAGCCAATCACCTTCTCGGAGGCCTGAGGCTCGGCATGGGCACAG GCAAGAGTTACGGAGTACAGGTGAACTGGATGGACTCTACAGCAGAGGAAGAGGCTTTATGGAGGAGGATGATGGAGTCTCCCAGTGAATGGGTGGAGGCCATGTTACCACTGAGGAGGATAACAGCAGCCAAAAACACATGGAAATGA
- the si:dkey-4p15.5 gene encoding zona pellucida-like domain-containing protein 1: MIRLVQLLCLAGLLLQCEGQGLQTCLTHPTYRPADNADITVVCGTNSMFLKVLICPMYFGGYNESLMALNAKFNVPSCYGVADWTVNPPVLLFNFSISQEALTLCGNNMNITSQVGSGVFSDFSQIQSVNVSGLINSWDPSTSTITYRQQLMYQFSCLYPLQYLVNNTELSVSGVSLAIKDNNGTFVSTLSMGLFSTPDYSTKLQIPVTGLQLKTRIYVQVKATNLTNKFNVLLDRCYATTSPYPAPSTSYDLFVGCMRDAQTKIDWNGMSQVAQFSFEAFRFVEHKNLSISTFYLHCATRLCENSTCSSLLPRCVRKREAPSPEFNSTSVVATVSSGPIRTQVDSGVPVSSRLTSSASIPQLTYVGITTGLLSLFLFNWLSTSGPAQ; this comes from the exons ATGATCAGACTAGTCCAGCTGTTGTGTCTTGCTGGCCTTCTTCTACAGTGTGAAGGTCAGGGTCTCCAAACATGCCTCACTCACCCCACGTACAGACCGGCAG ATAACGCTGATATAACAGTGGTGTGTGGAACCAAttccatgtttttaaaagttctcATCTGTCCAATGTATTTCGGGGGATACAACGAATCACTAATGGCACTCAATGCTAAGTTTAACGTCCCATCCTGCTATGGAGTAGCGGACTGGACTGTCAATCCTCCCGTCTTGCTGTTTAACTTCTCAATCTCTCAGGAGGCGCTCACCCTCTGTGGCAACAATATGAAC ATTACAAGTCAAGTGGGATCAGGAGTCTTCTCAGACTTCTCCCAAATCCAGTCCGTAAATGTGTCCGGATTAATCAATTCCTGGGATCCCAGCACCAGCACCATCACGTACAGGCAACAGCTGATGTACCAGTTTTCATGTCTGTATCCACTGCAGTATTTAGTCAACAACACTGAGCTCAGCGT GTCAGGAGTGAGTCTAGCGATAAAAGACAACAATGGCACATTCGTCAGTACTCTAAGCATGGGTCTTTTCAGT ACGCCCGACTATTCTACCAAACTCCAGATCCCAGTTACTGGGCTGCAGCTAAAGACTCGCATATATGTGCAGGTCAAGGCAACAAATCTGACAAACAA GTTCAATGTGTTGCTGGACCGTTGTTATGCCACGACAAGCCCATATCCGGCCCCCAGCACCTCTTACGATCTTTTTGTTGG GTGTATGCGTGACGCCCAGACAAAGATTGATTGGAATGGGATGTCTCAGGTAGCTCAGTTCTCCTTCGAGGCCTTCCgctttgtggaacacaaaaaccTGTCCATCTCCACTTTCTACCTGCATTGTGCTACCCGACTCTGTGAGAACTCCACTTGCTCCTCCTTGCTTCCG AGATGCGTTAGGAAAAGAGAAGCACCATCTCCAGAGTTCAACTCTACATCTGTGGTTGCCACTGTCTCCTCAGGACCGATCAGAACCCAAGTTGACAGTG GTGTCCCTGTCAGCAGTAGAC TAACCTCATCAGCATCCATCCCTCAGCTGACGTATGTTGGGATAACCACTGGCTTGCTGAGCTTATTTCTATTTAACTGGTTGTCTACATCAGGACCTGCACAGTGA